The following are from one region of the Chloracidobacterium sp. genome:
- a CDS encoding argininosuccinate lyase yields the protein MRNIKTLVLAALFTLGLFYFPGITTVDVAAQGAQDFILVNRTGVEIYALYVTPHNADEWGEDILGADTLLSNEELEITFSRKERAKLWDLRVEDSDGNFIEWEKLNLLEISKVTLYYKNRKPTAIVE from the coding sequence ATGAGAAACATTAAGACTCTTGTCTTGGCCGCATTGTTCACGCTCGGTCTTTTCTACTTTCCGGGAATAACCACAGTTGACGTCGCGGCTCAGGGCGCACAGGACTTCATACTGGTCAACCGGACCGGTGTCGAGATCTATGCGCTTTACGTCACGCCACACAATGCCGACGAATGGGGCGAAGACATACTTGGCGCGGACACGCTGCTGAGCAACGAGGAACTCGAGATCACGTTTTCCCGAAAGGAGCGTGCAAAGCTCTGGGACCTTCGTGTCGAAGACAGCGACGGAAACTTCATCGAATGGGAAAAACTGAACCTGCTCGAAATATCGAAGGTCACACTTTATTACAAGAATCGAAAACCAACGGCGATCGTTGAATAA
- a CDS encoding sigma-70 family RNA polymerase sigma factor produces the protein MLESSTQQITALLIDWSKGDQVALEHLMPLVYDELRQMARRYMRQQPSGHTFQTTELIHEAYLKLAKQNDNDWMNRAHFFGVAATAMRHILVDYARSKHSQKRGGWQERVTLTDAASLANSQTTDIVALDDALNTLAAMDERKSRVVELKYFGGLTTDEIAEVLKMSSETVKRDWRFARTWLLRELSKAN, from the coding sequence ATGCTTGAAAGCAGTACGCAGCAGATCACGGCTCTTCTGATCGATTGGAGCAAGGGAGATCAAGTTGCGCTTGAGCACCTGATGCCGCTCGTTTATGACGAACTTCGTCAAATGGCACGCAGATACATGCGCCAGCAACCCTCTGGACACACGTTTCAGACGACCGAGCTTATCCATGAGGCCTACCTCAAACTCGCGAAACAGAATGATAATGACTGGATGAATCGGGCACACTTCTTTGGCGTTGCAGCAACGGCCATGCGCCACATTCTGGTCGATTACGCCCGATCCAAACACAGCCAGAAACGAGGCGGATGGCAAGAACGGGTGACACTGACCGACGCGGCATCACTCGCTAACAGCCAGACGACCGACATTGTCGCTCTTGACGACGCACTGAATACGCTGGCGGCCATGGATGAACGCAAGAGCCGCGTCGTCGAATTGAAATATTTTGGCGGCCTGACTACCGACGAGATCGCCGAAGTGCTGAAGATGTCGTCCGAAACGGTCAAGCGTGATTGGCGTTTTGCTCGCACGTGGCTGCTGCGTGAATTGAGCAAAGCAAATTAG